One stretch of Hevea brasiliensis isolate MT/VB/25A 57/8 chromosome 12, ASM3005281v1, whole genome shotgun sequence DNA includes these proteins:
- the LOC110667264 gene encoding uncharacterized protein LOC110667264 — translation MGKRNAQRKNIAMLDTDDDDNSSVSSSSTIKSDRMSVLGTEEVQLDKDSLLEQALDALYEKRGSTREKALASIIDAFNSNMQHQFVEKKFATLLHQCLGCIKKGSSKEIALASHAIGLLALTVGCGDNAHEILKDSVTPISQALKSGSEPTKTVSLLECLAVITFVGGNEPEETERSMQIMWQLVRPRLGSNVVAVRPSAPVITAVVSAWAFLLTTMEGWTLDPKDWQESISYLSGLLDKDDRSVRIAAGEALALIFEMGSLEKFTAEPKDSTDGSVQEGNKSREGFTHIQGLKVKILSQVRNLSAEAGGKGSTKKDLNSQRNLFKDVLEFLEYGYCPENSMKIGGDSLQTSTWSQLIQLNFLKHFLGSGFVKHMQDNDLLHDVFGFMPKKKYLQGIEHQMSSSEKRMYKSPNSVLNKARTQYLNKQRMLSKDRNVGHFAINIGDDEA, via the exons ATGGGAAAGc GTAATGCTCAGCGTAAAAATATTGCCATGTTGGATACCGATGACGATGATAATAGTAGTGTGAGTTCGTCATCGACTATTAAATCCGATCGCATGTCGGTGCTTGGGACCGAGGAAGTTCAGCTTGATAAAGATAGTTTATTAGAACAAGCTCTGGATGCTTTATATGAGAAGAG GGGTTCGACAAGAGAGAAAGCTTTGGCATCAATTATTGACGCATTCAATAGCAATATGCAGCATCAATTTGTGGAAAAGAA ATTTGCTACTTTGTTACATCAATGCCTTGGTTGTATAAAGAAAGGGTCAAGCAAAGAGATAGCTCTAGCATCTCATGCCATTG GATTATTGGCTTTGACAGTTGGCTGCGGTGATAATGCGCATGAAATATTGAAAGACTCGGTCACTCCTATTTCTCAAGCTCTTAAATCTGGCTCTGAGCCCACAAAGACAGTATCG CTACTGGAGTGTTTGGCTGTTATCACGTTTGTTGGAGGAAATGAACCAGAAGAAACAGAACGATCAATGCAAATCATGTGGCAACTGGTCCGCCCTAGACTGGGCTCTAAC GTGGTTGCTGTCAGACCTTCTGCTCCTGTAATAACAGCAGTGGTGTCTGCCTGGGCCTTTCTTCTAACAACCATGGAAGGATGGACACTTGATCCTAAAGATTGGCAAGA GTCGATTTCTTATCTTTCTGGTCTGCTGGATAAGGATGACCGATCAGTACGCATTGCAGCTGGTGAAGCACTGGCTTTAATTTTTGAGATGGGAAGTTTGGAAAAGTTCACTGCTGAACCTAAAGATTCTACTGATGGTTCAGTTCAAGAAGGAAATAAATCTCGGGAAGGATTTACACATATACAAGGATTGAAAGTTAAAATCCTAAGTCAAGTAAGAAACCTTTCTGCAGAGGCAGGTGGAAAAGGATCCACTAAGAAAGATCTTAATAGCCAGCGGAACTTATTTAAGGATGTCTTGGAGTTTCTCGAG TATGGTTATTGCCCTGAAAACTCAATGAAGATTGGAGGAGATTCACTACAGACATCTACATGGTCTCAACTGATACAG CTGAACTTTTTAAAGCACTTTCTTGGCAGTGGGTTCGTTAAGCACATGCAG GATAATGACCTCCTTCATGATGTCTTTGGGTTCATGCCAAAGAAGAAATATCTTCAAGGCATCGAACATCAAATGTCTAGTAGTGAAAAG